In Brassica napus cultivar Da-Ae chromosome C2, Da-Ae, whole genome shotgun sequence, the sequence AAGAGGATCAGGCTGCTGCCGCTTTGAAGGCTTTGCAAGGGAGATTCTATTTAGGCCGTCCTATCATTGCTGACTTCTCTCCTGTGACGGATTTTCGGGAAGCAACTTGTAGGCAGTATGAAGAAGACAACTGTAACCGTGGTGGGTACTGTAATTTTATGCACGCCAAGCAGATTTCTAGGGAGCTTAGGCGGAAGTTGTTTGGGAGGTACCGCCGGTCGTACCACCGTGGAAGCAGGAGTAGAAGCCGGAGCAGGAGTATAAGCCCGAGACGCAAGAGAGAGcgtgagagaggagagagagatgttAGGGACCATGACCGTCATGGGAAACGAAGCAGTGACAGGTCAGAGAGGCATGATAGGGATGGTGATGGAAGAAGGAGACATGGAAGCCCGAAACAGAGCAGAAGCCCAGTTGTTAGAGAAGGCAGTGAGGAAAGGAGGGCAAGGATTGAGCAATGAAACCGAGAACGAGATGAGGGAGTTTAAGGATTTTCTCTTCATTGCGTTGCTTCAGCAAACGGTAAAATCTGGTAATGGATATTCATTTGGTGTTCTTTTGCAATTTGAAAAGTATGAGTGGCATGAGGCACATTAGATGAGTTAAGTTGGATTACTTTTTACTGTAGAATTCCTTAGTTCGTGTGATATGATCCTTCTGTAGTTGTTCTTTATGACTGTCCCTTTAAATATTCTCTAAAAGTTTGTAGAACTTTGTCCAAGTTAATTGAATTGAGACTCTTAGTTTCATGAACTTTGATGTTccacttttcatgtttgttACGGATATTATGCCAAGTTATTGCATAAATAACAGGCCTCACATACCTTGACTGGCTATATGGATACTGTTTGTCTGAGTTCCAATTCAAAGTTGAGAGCATGCACCAGATTTCGaagtttttgaactttttttccAACCAATATCATGTAACTTTTCGTTTTATACAATACTAGGGCGCCTTAGTGTCAACTAGTGTGAGCTTAATCTGTCTGCACAGGTTCTACTTCAACCGTATTAGATACATCAACAAATTTATACAAGCTTGAGTTTCACAACTATCGACATTGGGTCTCTTTGTCTGTCCATCCAAAATGGATgaaaattgatatttattttgtattaaatgGGCACTATCTAGATATTCATccaaataagttttaaaattttattctaaaatgagATTCATCCGAATAAATTTAATTGGTGTATTGGATGAAGATGAATTtgttcaaaataacaaataaaaaatttatctttattCGAATAAGTATTTAAATTCAAGTTTAGACAACAAGTAATTATGATATACTAGGGTAGGTCCGCCCTACGAACgggatatattttatttatgatatatgttattatttttttgtataattttgtagtttgtgttttagatttttatttgcaAGAGATgtgtataataataattttttgtcttttagaaagttttaggcgaaaaaaaattatatgtaataagatatattttgctTGTTTACGATAGTTGTTTCTCttgtccaaaaaaaagaaagaatagttgtttatatattaaagagTTGCTGCATTCATATGTTGCAAGGGCTTCAAATAATCttcattttacaaaaatttgAGTCTATATTAAAGTGTACTAATGCAGGTTATGTTGTTttctatagttttaaattaaattttggtttcatatgtatttaaatatacaatGAACCGGTTACTCAAATATATTATGGTAGGTaaataaagttttgtttttttattatgaacgaaataaaattatttgtactCATATTACTGAATTTCCATAACTGAAAATTATATTCAAGAAAGCAATCTACACAAAGAAGGTTAATTAAACTTTGGATATGATCAAAATAgtcttttattttgttcattcaattttttatgttaaaattaatttattttacaagtgatttttgctttttaaaattagttttagaATATTGAAATTATTGTCTTCAATCTTAAAAACAACAgacatataaatcatttttttgtttagtgataAAATAGATTTATCGATCTAACTATCTTTACAGTTTTGCTATCTTgttctgaacaaaaaaaaattaagctatATTGTTGTGCATAAAATAGTTAAGAAAGATGGTTTTGATCAAATCTTtgcaaaattaagaaaaaaataagattggTGAACATGGTTCTTGTTTAAATTGATGACCGATTTAAAGTAGCTATTTCTCAAATCAAACAAATCGGTGTTCAATCAAAAGTATTAAACTTACAGAGAAATAAATCTTAGTAATATCACTGATAATCCTAATAATGATGAAACTTCATTGTTTACGATTATATACATTAGGACCCCCCGGGGGGGGGGGGAACTATATATTaagtaaaaacataaatttcaaTATAATCATATAGTTAGAAATAAATGGATAAATACAGAAAACACAAATTTTCAAagtataaaagtaaaatataaaaataataaaacttaatgataaaataatatgattctaaaatattaagttaaatgctctaataatatataaatatttgttaaagcTGCACATTTTTGtcaacatctctctctctctctctctctctctctctctctcactcagcaaaaaaaaaatatttaaaggtaGAATCCATAAATTTCACTAATTTAACAATGATTGTAGTGTGTATGAGGAATTAAGAGGatgcaaaattcaaaaattaaaagagaCATGTAAAAGAAACGTTTTTACTCTCCCTCTAGaattaattttgttatgaataaagatgtCTTCTTCTACTTGTAAGAACTCATATATATAGACAATTAAATGATACTATGTGAGGAGTCACatatatttaatgaataatTTCCTATGTTCATATATATTCAACGAAGAGTTGCATGTATTCGTTTATGGAGTTCTTCCTACCACTACCAGTTAACCTCGTATGCTACCTAATCGTGGACGCAAACCGGCCATAAACTAATAACAAACAAATCCACAAGAGGAAGTAACAAACCAATTTGATGTCCCGATGCAAGATAAATCAAATTATGAGGGTAAATCCAGAAATTTACTTTGACAATGATGGTGTTGTGTATTAAGAATTTAGAAGGTGCattatttatataatcaaaGATTCGTGTAAAAAGATTCACTATTTAGAAGTTAAGAAAACCGGATAAAAATATATCAGAGAAGGTTACATTTTTTGTTCGAACAATTGAAGGATGTCAGATtgtgtaaagaaaaaaaaaagatcttgtCTGCTAGATGataaataaacatatttgtATGATGCTTTATTGGCTTTTGttttatacatattttgttgagaatttaaaatatgaaaaattctaGACTacttgatattttatatatctctAATCTTCTGACAAACATATTTTgtgaaattttatattgaaaatagaTATGAAATGAAATTTGTATTAGTAACTCTAAATTGTTATGCAGTTTGGGACTATCttgaaatattttagatataacataataattttatctcAGAATTATAATTTAAAGCATCATGAAATTAAACCTGCAACTGAAAAGATAttgtataaaatgaaataaattaagttaaaatttctttataaaaaacaaataaataaagtttgaaataaatggttataatagtaaaatatatgaTGATAATGGTTTGATTGGCAGAACATTAGCATAAACATTATgctttatattatctaatcaacaattttttaaaaatcatttagaaTATCATTTAGATAGTACAAATGCTCTCCAAATGCTCTATATCCAATGTTTTCATATGAAGATTTTGGTAGAGTATTTGCATGtagaatatataaaatctttaaaataattaatataattaatacaattaacttttttatataataatatcacaaaattatatttatatccatAACCATAtaactttatttaaaaaaatgaaagtaaaattttaatttttagaaacaaaattgaatttaaaatttaatttttagaaacaaaactaaaatttaatattaaaaaataaaatttaaacttaatttaaaaaaaaaaataattttttttttgacagcaaactaaaaaaaaataataaaaaaaataaaaataaaataaaatttcatttaaaaaaaaaaatttctataaaattttatttttaaaattctatttccgaaatttttttatttgttgaaaattaatatttaaaaaataaaattattttcaataaaattatttcacattcaaaatattattaaattaaatataattcattattgcagataaaaatataaaattcatatat encodes:
- the LOC106381636 gene encoding splicing factor U2af small subunit B-like — its product is MAEHLASIFGTEKDRVNCPFYLKIGACRHGDRCSRLHNRPTISPTLLLSNMYQRPDMITPGVDPQGQPLDPSKVQEHFEDFYEDIFEELDKCGEVESLNVCDNLADHMIGNVYVLFKEEDQAAAALKALQGRFYLGRPIIADFSPVTDFREATCRQYEEDNCNRGGYCNFMHAKQISRELRRKLFGRYRRSYHRGSRSRSRSRSISPRRKRERERGERDVRDHDRHGKRSSDRSERHDRDGDGRRRHGSPKQSRSPVVREGSEERRARIEQ